Sequence from the Phycisphaerales bacterium genome:
CTCCAGCGGGTGCCGCTGCGAGTTGCTGATCGACACCAGCGGCACCTCGCCGTACTCCCGCAGCAGTGGGGGGAGGTCCGGCAGGTCCATCCGCCCGTGCATCGTGAACACGCTGGGTACGCTCAGCCGGCGCGAGAACGTGAACCCCGCCCAGTCGCTGTGGAAGTGCACCAGGTCAAACTCGCGAGCCATCCGCGCCAGCTTCTCGTACATCAAGAGGTGCGGGATCGCCACCTCGGTAAACGTCGGGTGCAGCCGCAGCGCCTTGCTGCACCCCGGCACCAGCCGCGCCCGTGTCTGGCTGTCCCCGCTGGCGAACAGCGTCACCTCGTGACCCTGCGCCACCAGCTCCTCCGTCAACCACGACACCACCCGCTCCGTCCCGCCGTACAGCGGGGGCGGTACGCTCTCGATCAGAGGCGCGACCTGCGCGATACGCATCGGCATCCTCCATGGCCCCGCGGCCAACCTGCCAACACACCGGCCAACACCACGGGGGTGTTTCCCCCGGCCCCACGACCGACAGGGGGTTTGTATCCGCTGCTGGATTCTGCCACCGCCCCGTGAAGCCCGATTCCTGCCGGGTTCACCAAGTCAGGTTCCATCCACCCCGCCGGCTGGTAGTCTTCCCGCATGGCCGACCTCAGCGTCACCGTCGATGGGCTGAAACTCCCCAACCCCTTCGTCATTGGGAGTGGCCCCCCCGGCACCAACGCCAACGTCATCGGCAAGGCCTTCGACGAGGGCTGGGGCGCGGTCATCGCCAAGACCGTCTCGCTCGACGCGGGCAAGGTCATCAATGTCCAGCCGCGCTACGCCCGCATGCGCGTGCAAAAAGAAATCATCGGCTGGCAGAACATCGAGCTCATCTCCGACCGCCCCTTCGACACCTGGATCGAGGAGTTCAAGCAGCTCAAGCAGAAGTACCCCGACCGCGTCCTCATCGCCTCCGTCATGGAGGAGTACCGCAAGGACGCGTGGGTCGAGATTATCGAACGCTGCCAGGAAGCCGGCGTCGACGCGTTTGAGCTCAACTTCTCCTGCCCCCACGGCCTGCCCGAACGCAAGATGGGCTCCGCCATGGGCCAGAACCCCGAGCTCCTCCACGAGGTCTGCTCGTGGGTCAACAGCGCCGCATCCGTCCCCGTGTGGGCCAAGATGACGCCCAACATCACCCATATCGAAGACCCCGCCCGCGCCGCCCTGAAGGCCGGCTGCGAGGGCATCTCCGCGATCAACACCATCCTGTGCGTGATGGGCGTGGACCTGAAGACACTCCGCCCCGAGCCCACCGTCGAGGGCTACACCACGCCCGGCGGCTACTCCTGCCGCGCCGTCCGCCCGATCGCCCTCCGCATGGTCATGGAATGCGAACGCATGATGCAGCGGGAGTTTCCCGGCCGTTCCCTCTCCGCCATCGGCGGCGTTGAGACCGGCGAGGACGCCGCGCAGTTCATCCTCTTAGGCGCCGACACCGTCCAGGTCTGTACCGGCGTCATGATCCACGGCTACAAGCTCATCCACGAACTCACCAAAGGCCTCTCCGCCTTCATGGACGCCCACGGCTTCAAGTCGATCACCGACTTCCGCGGCCACTCCCTCCAGTACTTCACCACCCACGCGGACCTCGTGCAGCGCCAAGCCGCGGCCCGCGCCGCCGACCGCGCCCGCGTCGACGGCATGGTCACCAAAGACACCCAGTG
This genomic interval carries:
- the preA gene encoding NAD-dependent dihydropyrimidine dehydrogenase subunit PreA: MADLSVTVDGLKLPNPFVIGSGPPGTNANVIGKAFDEGWGAVIAKTVSLDAGKVINVQPRYARMRVQKEIIGWQNIELISDRPFDTWIEEFKQLKQKYPDRVLIASVMEEYRKDAWVEIIERCQEAGVDAFELNFSCPHGLPERKMGSAMGQNPELLHEVCSWVNSAASVPVWAKMTPNITHIEDPARAALKAGCEGISAINTILCVMGVDLKTLRPEPTVEGYTTPGGYSCRAVRPIALRMVMECERMMQREFPGRSLSAIGGVETGEDAAQFILLGADTVQVCTGVMIHGYKLIHELTKGLSAFMDAHGFKSITDFRGHSLQYFTTHADLVQRQAAARAADRARVDGMVTKDTQWTGDQFVEQSQKLVSNQ